Proteins encoded by one window of Enterobacter hormaechei subsp. xiangfangensis:
- the iraM gene encoding anti-adapter protein IraM: MLNLILSQLFNERGIAMSWRVISSVICPNTGIVYSSILGLKFLKLIIWYESDVYLYPGDRIYPTKNGVFINGVFKPISIYNISPYNEMLWSEIKNKMACPYNRNQQEEICTYAVHCNTRKCPHGFTTNPLIVSTAKSRH; the protein is encoded by the coding sequence ATGCTAAACCTTATACTCTCTCAATTATTTAATGAAAGAGGTATAGCAATGTCATGGAGAGTCATTAGCTCGGTAATTTGTCCTAATACGGGAATCGTTTATTCAAGCATCTTGGGACTCAAGTTCTTGAAACTCATTATTTGGTATGAAAGCGATGTCTATTTGTACCCCGGTGACAGAATATATCCGACAAAAAATGGCGTCTTCATTAATGGTGTGTTCAAGCCTATATCGATATATAACATATCACCTTATAACGAGATGTTGTGGAGTGAAATTAAAAACAAGATGGCATGCCCATACAACCGAAACCAGCAAGAAGAGATATGCACATACGCGGTGCATTGCAACACGCGGAAATGCCCGCATGGGTTTACCACGAATCCACTGATTGTCAGCACAGCTAAATCCAGACATTAA